Proteins encoded within one genomic window of Humulus lupulus chromosome 1, drHumLupu1.1, whole genome shotgun sequence:
- the LOC133822259 gene encoding protein neprosin-like, whose product MNLVGFVHDMDNYGDIIDCVLSHQQPAFDHPQLKGRKPLDPPDRPKAHKDNPNSMDSKNYQSWSLSGKSCPEGTIPIRRTTEHDMLRASSVRRFGKKLKIHVRRDSGSNGHEIIWFGQHAVGYVSGEQYYGAKANINVWAPRVSNQYEFRLSQLWVISGSFGDDLNTIEAGWQVSPELYEDNYPRFFTY is encoded by the exons ATGAATTTGGTTGGGTTTGTACATGATATGGACAATT ATGGTGATATTATAGATTGTGTTTTGTCTCATCAACAACCAGCTTTTGACCATCCTCAGTTGAAGGGACGAAAGCCATT GGATCCACCAGATAGGCCAAAAGCTCATAAAGATAATCCTAATAGTATGGACTCAAAAAATTATCAGTCATGGAGCTTGTCAGGCAAATCATGTCCAGAAGGAACTATTCCAATAAGAAGAACAACCGAGCATGATATGCTAAGAGCTAGCTCTGTTCGAAGATTTGGAAAGAAACTTAAAATACATGTTAGAAGAGATTCAGGCAGCAATGGCCACGAG ATTATTTGGTTTGGGCAACATGCAGTTGGGTATGTGAGTGGAGAGCAGTATTATGGGGCAAAAGCCAACATAAATGTGTGGGCACCTCGAGTTTCAAATCAATACGAATTTCGCTTGTCACAATTGTGGGTCATTTCTGGTTCATTTGGTGATGACCTCAATACCATCGAAGCTGGTTGGcag gttAGCCCGGAGCTGTACGAGGACAACTATCCTAGATTCTTTACTTACTAA